One window of Chamaesiphon minutus PCC 6605 genomic DNA carries:
- a CDS encoding TniQ family protein: MRRPRPGVNEILSSYLLRVTGANGYANYKVVSEYVDIQSDLHKFNYLSKDITSLERLSAATGVMESRLWEMVFPVIDDRSVRAYGATLEYQWLEREKLKVCPHCLAETGYYHQHWALWLYTSCHIHKWLLVDTCPQCQSGWR; the protein is encoded by the coding sequence TTGCGTAGACCCCGCCCTGGGGTGAATGAGATACTGTCTAGCTATTTGCTGCGAGTTACGGGAGCTAATGGTTATGCTAATTACAAGGTCGTTTCTGAATATGTCGATATCCAGTCCGATTTGCACAAATTCAACTATCTATCCAAAGATATTACCAGCCTGGAGCGGTTGAGTGCGGCAACGGGGGTAATGGAGTCGAGATTGTGGGAGATGGTATTTCCAGTTATCGACGATCGATCTGTACGAGCTTATGGGGCGACTTTGGAGTATCAGTGGTTGGAGCGGGAGAAGCTGAAGGTTTGTCCGCATTGTCTAGCGGAGACGGGATACTATCATCAACACTGGGCTTTGTGGCTCTACACCAGTTGTCATATTCACAAATGGTTGTTGGTGGATACTTGTCCTCAGTGTCAGTCAGGATGGCGGTGA
- a CDS encoding Mu transposase C-terminal domain-containing protein, which yields MLPFYVLDNDYRLPVGCPWLTAAIDVYSQTVVGYYLTFEPPSYLSVMYCLLHSIRPKDYVRATYKSVKNNWTSYGLMENLKVDNGTDFTGRSLEDACRELKINLDFAPVRMPWYKAAIERFFGSLKTQLTGSIPGRCLQLLKESDYDPKKQSVVTLDGLQEILHHFIVDIHNQSGHTQLKSPRAEVWKQAIQSYPISIPSSDDSLKALLGDVEERVISKAGIEFNYLFYNSDRLQLLRQHHETEDGRRRERIRGKEKAKIEYNRNDLSVIHVFDPSTREYLAVPAINQNYTQNLSLAQHRIIQRYVANQSQKVDIVALALAKQAIQNIVAEALKETKVAKTSKQIIKFLGTGRGENVIRSQEESLKISEESNRIDDIISEIEPLISSNINLGIPDFSSAFDAAEEKK from the coding sequence ATGTTACCTTTTTATGTGCTTGATAATGACTATCGATTACCCGTCGGTTGCCCTTGGTTGACAGCAGCCATCGATGTCTATTCTCAAACAGTTGTTGGCTACTATTTGACTTTTGAGCCGCCGAGTTATCTGTCGGTTATGTATTGCCTGTTACATAGCATTCGTCCGAAAGACTATGTAAGAGCGACATATAAGTCCGTTAAGAATAATTGGACATCTTATGGCTTAATGGAAAATCTCAAGGTTGATAATGGTACGGACTTTACGGGTAGATCCTTGGAAGATGCTTGCAGAGAGCTAAAAATAAATCTAGATTTTGCACCAGTTCGGATGCCTTGGTATAAGGCTGCGATCGAAAGATTCTTTGGTAGTTTGAAAACACAGCTAACTGGGAGTATTCCAGGACGATGCTTGCAACTATTGAAAGAAAGCGATTACGATCCGAAAAAGCAATCAGTTGTCACATTAGATGGATTGCAAGAGATACTTCACCACTTTATTGTAGATATACACAATCAAAGTGGCCATACTCAGCTAAAAAGTCCTCGCGCCGAAGTATGGAAGCAGGCTATTCAGTCTTATCCTATTTCAATACCCAGTTCTGATGATAGCTTGAAAGCTCTGTTGGGTGATGTTGAAGAACGGGTAATTAGTAAAGCAGGAATTGAATTTAATTATCTGTTCTACAATAGCGATCGATTGCAGTTGCTGCGTCAACACCATGAGACGGAAGATGGTCGAAGAAGAGAAAGGATCAGAGGAAAGGAGAAGGCTAAGATCGAATATAATCGCAACGATCTCTCTGTTATTCACGTCTTTGACCCTAGTACTAGAGAATATCTAGCAGTTCCAGCTATCAATCAAAACTATACTCAAAATCTTTCACTCGCTCAACATCGGATTATCCAGCGGTATGTGGCTAATCAATCTCAGAAAGTAGATATTGTTGCATTGGCTTTAGCAAAACAGGCAATCCAGAATATTGTGGCTGAAGCACTCAAGGAAACAAAAGTGGCTAAGACATCTAAACAAATAATCAAGTTCTTAGGAACTGGTAGAGGTGAAAATGTGATTCGATCGCAAGAGGAGTCATTGAAAATATCAGAAGAATCCAATCGTATTGATGATATAATTAGTGAAATAGAACCACTGATTTCAAGCAATATAAACTTAGGTATTCCTGATTTCTCCAGTGCATTTGATGCTGCGGAGGAGAAAAAGTAA
- a CDS encoding TnsA endonuclease N-terminal domain-containing protein, with amino-acid sequence METSFRYNSLLQKDFMYWLEFDTDVLSYNMPGIVVNYQSNGKEKSHTPDFQVVRYQKKQIIEVKSQKTVKSEKYDRLYQMLSGLYDETGWTFVVLTEAEIRREPILSNIKLLYGYARESFSIDEYRDCWEIARSNAPASLLDIFQILDQQRIRRNVLFKLLFHNLVELDIQQPITANSSIVSVAAKIDWRILFNG; translated from the coding sequence ATGGAAACTAGTTTCCGATACAACTCTCTGTTGCAGAAGGATTTTATGTACTGGCTAGAGTTTGACACAGATGTTCTGTCTTACAATATGCCAGGAATTGTAGTAAATTACCAAAGTAACGGGAAGGAGAAAAGCCATACTCCAGATTTCCAGGTCGTCCGCTATCAGAAGAAGCAAATTATTGAAGTTAAGTCTCAGAAGACTGTCAAGAGTGAAAAGTACGATCGCTTGTACCAGATGTTGTCTGGACTATATGACGAGACAGGATGGACATTTGTTGTTCTAACTGAGGCAGAAATTCGCAGGGAGCCAATCCTCTCGAATATTAAGTTGCTCTATGGATATGCAAGAGAAAGCTTTAGCATTGATGAGTATCGAGATTGTTGGGAAATTGCTCGATCGAATGCACCAGCTTCTCTATTAGATATATTTCAAATATTAGACCAGCAGAGGATTCGGCGGAATGTGCTGTTTAAGTTGCTATTTCATAATTTAGTGGAACTCGATATCCAGCAACCGATTACAGCGAATAGCTCGATCGTATCAGTCGCGGCAAAAATAGATTGGAGAATACTATTCAATGGCTAG
- a CDS encoding tyrosine-type recombinase/integrase, with product MTLLSTIVASPLSLQDIAQRDLLQELIADRRSPNTRRTYTKALVDFFMQVAQAAPTPALVGEFLKLDRYQAMTLVLRYRRILTDKGLAPSTINTRLAAIKSLVGYARKVGECHYDLADVEGVRVENYRDTSGVNPTEYQLTIGMCDRETIKGVRDYAILRLLWDNALRRAELCQANVKDFDPIGCKLWIIGKGKVQRESIDLSRQSVQAIQAWLELRGKCKASEPLFCTLDRATKGHRLSGNAIYNLVRETSAAAGIYKVMSPHRVRHSAITAALDATNGDTRRVQKLSRHADLNTLTRYDDNRRHHQGEVTKILAELV from the coding sequence GTGACCTTACTCTCCACCATCGTCGCATCCCCCCTATCCCTGCAAGATATCGCCCAGCGGGATTTACTTCAGGAACTCATTGCCGACAGGCGATCGCCCAATACGCGGCGGACGTATACTAAGGCATTGGTGGACTTTTTCATGCAAGTCGCTCAGGCTGCGCCGACACCAGCATTAGTGGGGGAATTTTTGAAACTCGATCGCTATCAGGCGATGACGTTAGTATTGAGGTATCGACGGATATTAACCGATAAAGGGTTGGCTCCTTCTACTATTAATACTCGACTGGCGGCGATTAAAAGCTTGGTGGGTTATGCGCGCAAAGTGGGGGAATGTCACTACGATTTGGCGGATGTCGAAGGGGTGCGGGTGGAGAATTATCGGGATACTTCGGGGGTGAATCCGACGGAGTATCAGTTGACGATCGGGATGTGCGATCGCGAGACAATTAAGGGTGTCAGGGATTATGCAATCTTGCGGTTATTGTGGGATAACGCACTCCGGCGGGCGGAATTATGTCAGGCGAATGTGAAGGATTTCGATCCGATCGGGTGTAAATTGTGGATTATTGGGAAGGGGAAGGTGCAGCGGGAGTCGATCGATCTCAGTCGTCAGTCGGTACAGGCGATTCAAGCGTGGTTGGAATTGCGGGGGAAATGTAAAGCCAGCGAGCCGTTATTTTGTACGCTCGATCGGGCTACGAAGGGGCATCGATTGAGCGGCAATGCGATCTATAATCTCGTCAGAGAGACGAGTGCAGCAGCGGGGATATATAAAGTGATGAGTCCGCACCGCGTGCGTCACAGTGCGATTACAGCGGCTTTGGATGCGACGAATGGGGATACGCGTCGGGTGCAGAAGTTAAGTCGTCATGCGGATTTGAATACACTCACTCGCTACGACGATAACCGGCGGCATCATCAGGGGGAAGTTACGAAGATTTTGGCGGAGTTGGTGTAG